A single genomic interval of Spinacia oleracea cultivar Varoflay chromosome 6, BTI_SOV_V1, whole genome shotgun sequence harbors:
- the LOC110777111 gene encoding aminomethyltransferase, mitochondrial, translating into MRGGGLWQLGQSITRRLAQADKKVVGRRCFSSEGDLKKTALYDFHVANGGKMVPFAGWGMPIQYKDSIMDSTVNCRENGSLFDVAHMCGLSLKGKDCIPFLEKLVVGDIAGLAPGTGTLSVFTNEKGGAIDDTVITKVTDDHIYLVVNAGCRDKDLAHIEEHMKAFKSKGGDVSWHIHDERSLIALQGPLAAPVLQHLTKYDLSKFYFGEFCMTDVSGFPCYLTRTGYTGEDGFEISVPDEHAVDLTKQILEKSEGKIRLTGLGARDSLRLEAGLCLYGNDLEQHITPVEAGLTWAIGKRRRAEGNFLGAEIILKQIADGPKIRRAGFISSGPPARGHSEIQNEKGENIGEITSGGFSPCLKKNIAMGYVKSGNHKAGTKVSILVRGKPYEGVVTKMPFVPTKYFKPT; encoded by the exons ATGAGAGGAGGAGGGCTATGGCAGCTTGGGCAATCAATCACCAGGCGTCTTGCACAGGCTGATAAGAAAGTTGTTGGTCGTCGATGTTTTTCAAGTGAAGGAGATCTCAAAAAGACAGCACTTTATGACTTCCATGTTGCAAATGGTGGGAAGATGGTCCCTTTTGCTGGTTGGGGAATGCCAATTCAATATAAGGACTCAATAATGGATTCTACTGTCAATTGTAGAGAGAATGGAAGTCTTTTTGATGTCGCTCACATGTGTGGTTTGAGCCTTAAGGGGAAGGATTGCATTCCTTTCCTCGAAAAACTTGTTGTTGGTGATATTGCTGGACTTGCCCCTGGCACTGGAACCTTATCGGTTTTCACAAATGAGAAGGGTGGAGCAATTGATGATACTGTGATCACCAAGGTGACGGATGATCACATATATTTGGTTGTGAATGCGGGTTGCAGAGATAAGGATCTGGCACATATTGAGGAGCATATGAAGGCGTTCAAGTCTAAAGGTGGTGATGTCTCATGGCATATCCATGACGAGAGATCTCTTATTGCCTTGCAG GGTCCCCTTGCTGCTCCCGTTCTTCAACATTTGACCAAGTATGATCTAAGCAAGTTTTACTTTGGAGAATTTTGTATGACTGATGTCAGTGGATTCCCCTGCTATCTCACTAGAACAGG ATACACTGGTGAAGACGGGTTTGAAATTTCAGTCCCCGATGAGCATGCAGTAGACCTTACAAAGCAAATCTTGGAGAAATCCGAAGGAAAGATAAGACTTACAGGGCTAGGTGCACGAGACAGTTTAAGGCTCGAGGCAGGATTATGTCTATATGGAAACGATCTCGAACAGCATATTACACCCGTTGAAGCGGGTCTAACATGGGCTATCGGAAAAAGGAGGAGGGCAGAAGGCAACTTCCTCGGTGCAGAAATCATCCTCAAACAAATTGCTGACGGTCCGAAAATAAGGCGTGCGGGATTTATTTCTTCGGGGCCACCTGCTAGAGGTCACAGCGAAATTCAGAACGAAAAGGGTGAAAACATTGGTGAAATTACTAGTGGTGGATTCAGTCCTTGCCTTAAGAAGAACATAGCCATGGGTTATGTGAAGTCTGGTAACCATAAGGCAGGCACTAAGGTTAGCATTTTGGTAAGGGGAAAGCCTTATGAAGGAGTTGTTACTAAAATGCCCTTTGTGCCCACAAAATACTTCAAGCCAACTTAA
- the LOC110777108 gene encoding uncharacterized protein isoform X2 has translation MLTVHAGGAIRKCLSYLDNNIFQEFSLSKAANFTPLLSPLGCPSQPSFSNTEGLRNCFLPRQGHGQLKGCSLSQDSVTKRWLCRSLDPASSDDDYRSSTNIAVSLFRRYRNVIDRGGTDNLKEFIEAGVNAYALGCTDEGLRKELSNMKESGVEIESMEIYGGRTSLRSKILYEEVDECILWLSIICITILCTPQPTVVRWSASPPVSEDVLHQWKGFCAIIANAYYVRGMAWLPVKTLQLEQMAVAGHAEEPSVVASRMRLVFSTLEVVSPQWPQA, from the exons ATGTTGACGGTGCATGCTGGGGGAGCTATCAGGAAGTGCTTGAGTTATTTAGATAACAATATATTTCAGGAgtttagtctttcaaaggctgcAAATTTCACTCCGTTACTCAGTCCTCTAGGCTGTCCTAGTCAACCAAGTTTTTCCAATACCGAAGGCTTGCGCAACTGCTTTCTTCccagacaaggccatgggcaaTTGAAAGGCTGTTCCCTCTCTCAGGACAGTGTTACCAAGAGGTGGCTG tgccggtctttagatccTGCTTCATCAGATGATGATTATCGTTCATCAACAAATATTGCTGTCAGCTTATTCAGACGATACAGAAATGTGATTGATCGTGGTGGCACTGATAATCTTAAG GAGTTCATTGAAGCTGGGGTAAATGCTTATGCATTAGGTTGCACTGATGAAGGTTTGAGGAAAGAGCTGTCCAATATGAAAGAATCTGGAGTTGAAATAGAATCAATGGAAATTTATGGCGGACGCACCAGCCTGAGGTCCAAAATATTATACGAGGAA GTTGATGAGTGCATTCTTTGGTTGAGCATTATATGTATCACCATCTTGTGTACACCACAGCCAACCGTAGTTAGATGGTCTGCTTCACCTCCAGTCTCTGAAGATGTATTACATCAGTGGAAAGGCTTTTGTGCAATCATTGcaaatgcatattatgtgagaGGAATGGCATG GCTTCCTGTGAAGACACTTCAATTAGAGCAGATGGCAGTGGCAGGACATGCTGAGGAACCTTCTGTTGTTGCGAGTAGAATGCGTTTGGTATTCAGTACCCTAGAG